CTATGTTTAACGACTCTGGTTGCCCGGTCGTGGAAGCCAAACCATCGGAAGCTGTGCAAATCATTGGATGGAAAGATTTGCCCAGCGTTGGAAGTGAAATATTTCAAGTAGAGAATGACAGAGAACTGCAAACAGTTCTGAAGTTTAGAGAATCTCAACGCAGCGATGCTTTAGCTAAAGAACACGGCGAAGCTGCGGAGAAGAGATTAGCGGAACATCTTACGGTAATATAGCATCTGATATCTACGGGGCATCCGGGCATTAAAACTTTTATAAGCGAAAGATACACATATTCAGTTACTTATACGATCAAACTGTTTCTTCTTAATTGTAGGAATATAAAAAGATTCTAGCGATAAAAAGGGAAGTTGGAATGTTTCACCCAGTAATGAAAGTAttgtacaaaaaaaagaagactcGGGTcattgaagaagaagaagagcttCCTGAAGTTAATGTTATTATAAAGGGTGATGTAGCCGGAAGTATCGAGGCGATATTAGATATTTTTGATACATACGCACAGGATGAAATGTGCCGTTTAAATGTTGTCCATTATGGTGTCGGGGCGGTCACTGAAACGGACTTGGAATTAGCAAGAACATTTAATGGTAATGTAGCGTCGCGTAAACGTTGCCTGTATGTTCTAACCGCATCTCTTAAACagtttatgtacttgcagcaaTAATTTATCGCTTCAATGTCAACATCAACCACAAATTGGAAGAGGAAGCCAATAAAGATGGCttgattattcgaaattataagGTTATATATAAACTTATCGACGacattaaagaagaaattaatagCAAATTGCCTGAAATCGATGCCGAGGAAGTATTAGGTACTGGTGACGTAACAAACACAAAAGTGACAACGTATCTACACCTGCGAAAACGTCTCTCAttgttttcttctttccttgAATGCAGGTGAAGCAAGTATACAGCAGGAATTTAAAATCATGGAGGGAAAGAAAAAAGTGAACGTGGCGGGTTGTCGTTGCACGAAAGGTGTTCTAAAAAAATCTGCAATGTTTCATTTAGTAAGGGGAAGTGATACTGTCTACAcaggtaaatatatatatatatatatgtaatagtCGATATATTGGTCTATCAATCGATTGGTATTTTAgaattatacaaaacttgtttcCCACTCGTGTTCACCGAAGCTCGAAAGAAAGTATTCGTCGCACGAAGTCTGTATCGATCGTTGCTTCAGCCTTATTCACTAATCCCCCACTTCATTTCACTCCCCCGACAGCCAGAATAATGCTGGCTAATCCGAATACTTTGTTACAGGAAAATTAGCGTCGATGAGACATTTGAAAGACGAAGTGTCTTCCGTGAAAGTTAACATCGAATGCGGTCTTAGATTAGACGATCCAACCGTGTCATTCCAACCTGGAGACGTTCTTGTCTGTTTCCAACCATATAAAACGCATCAGAAAGTCGACTGGGATCCTGGattctaaattaatatatatatatatttgtacataaacGAGATAATTGACGTCTAATACAaagtgagaaaaagaaacaaatatatACGGCGCGAAACATTCCATCCTTCTTTCCACAGTTGGGAAAACCAAATCAATTCGTACAAAATGCATTTTTACAAAGTGTAAGTACAAATTCCTTTATTATTGCCTTTGTGATGCAACATCGCAGTTCTTACATGTGTGCCAATGATGGAGCCTTAGTCTTCTGTAAAATTAGCGGGTCCACGTTCCACGGATCCATGACCGGAACTGTATCGTTTCCTTTTGTATCTTTACCTTAGAACCGTGTAGAACCGTCGAATTGTCGCGACGTTCGTAAACAGCCGATTTCGGCGAGCGCGTTCAACAATCAGTGGCAATGTCACCTAGGGGGACCGTCTTGGTTCGAGAAGACGGGCGTAAGCTCGTTTCCGTGGACGTTAGGAGGCGTAAGTTTCTCGAAGGCGACGCTGAAGGTGGTGGTACGCAGTCAGGACGCCGCGTTTCTTTTTCTGCAGACGGCACGGCGCCGATTCCTGATTGGCTTTCGCGATCTTCGTATCCAAAGGCTCGATGGGAGTGTTATCG
This region of Andrena cerasifolii isolate SP2316 chromosome 4, iyAndCera1_principal, whole genome shotgun sequence genomic DNA includes:
- the Mif2 gene encoding mitochondrial translation initiation factor 2 isoform X3; protein product: MNFEPKTSTKVVKPIVEVWNDMTVKDLAASAQRDIDDVLDVLYIVDKGAMYEQNNVLQDFTVINETVKKLGAKVKTVARSGVKDFKIAKYSDIVRSPPDPSKLVKRHPVVTIMGHVDHGKTTLLDALRNTSVVETEFGGITQHIGAFNVTLNSEDRVTFLDTPGHAAFTSMRYRGAHMTDIVVLVVAADDGVKEQTLQSIEMAKSAKVPIIVAINKIDKPDADINRTQNMLAENGIVVEALGGDVQCVNISALKGTNLQELIEAVVVQAELMNLRGDPKGLVEGVAIECANHLGRGKLVTALIRRGTLRKGNVLVAGLAWGKVRAMFNDSGCPVVEAKPSEAVQIIGWKDLPSVGSEIFQVENDRELQTVLKFRESQRSDALAKEHGEAAEKRLAEHLTEYKKILAIKREVGMFHPVMKVLYKKKKTRVIEEEEELPEVNVIIKGDVAGSIEAILDIFDTYAQDEMCRLNVVHYGVGAVTETDLELARTFNAIIYRFNVNINHKLEEEANKDGLIIRNYKVIYKLIDDIKEEINSKLPEIDAEEVLGEASIQQEFKIMEGKKKVNVAGCRCTKGVLKKSAMFHLVRGSDTVYTGKLASMRHLKDEVSSVKVNIECGLRLDDPTVSFQPGDVLVCFQPYKTHQKVDWDPGF